The following proteins are encoded in a genomic region of Trichoplusia ni isolate ovarian cell line Hi5 chromosome 18, tn1, whole genome shotgun sequence:
- the LOC113503196 gene encoding GPN-loop GTPase 3, which translates to MRYAQLVVGPAGSGKSTYCSTIVKHASDAKRIVEVVNLDPAAEHFDYEPLVDIRELIHLDDAMEDDELQFGPNGGLVFCVETLLENCDWLEEQLGDVDDDYLLFDCPGQIELYTHLPVMRKLVDLLQKWNFRICVVFMVDSQFMIDGAKFLSGTMAALSVMVNLELPHVNILTKMDLLSKSARRQIDDYLDPDPHVLLADMRNAKSKWHEKYAKLTEAIGEVIENFSLVRFYPLNIKDEESVENIMLTIDNIIQYGEDADVNVRDFDEPDPEDDNCD; encoded by the exons ATGCGGTACGCACAACTAGTTGTAGGCCCTGCCGGCAGTGGAAAA TCTACATACTGCTCAACAATAGTGAAACATGCAAGTGATGCTAAGCGAATAGTTGAGGTGGTGAACTTGGATCCGGCCGCTGAACATTTTGATTATGAGCCCCTGGTTGATATTAGAGAGCTGATACACCTGGATGATGCCATGGAAGATGATGAGCTGCAGTTTGGACCTAATGGTGGACTGGTGTTTTGTGTAGA AACTCTTCTAGAAAACTGTGACTGGCTCGAAGAGCAGTTAGGTGATGTGGATGACGACTACCTCCTGTTTGACTGTCCTGGTCAGATAGAGCTGTACACACACCTGCCCGTCATGAGGAAGCTGGTGGACCTGCTTCAGAAGTGGAACTTCAGGATATGTGTTGTCTTCATGGTGGACTCACAATTCATGATCGATGGAGCTAAATTTTTATCAG GCACAATGGCAGCACTTAGTGTTATGGTAAATCTAGAATTACCTCATGTTAATATTCTTACGAAAATGGACCTGCTCAGCAAATCAGCTCGGAGACAGATTGATGA CTACTTAGACCCCGATCCACACGTGTTACTAGCAGACATGAGAAACGCAAAATCAAAATGGCACGAAAAGTACGCGAAACTCACTGAAGCGATCGGCGAAGTGATCGAGAACTTCTCCCTGGTCCGCTTCTACCCCCTCAACATAAAGGATGAGGAAAGCGTGGAGAATATCATGCTGACCATAGATAATATTATCCAGTATGGAGAAGATGCCGATGTGAATGTCAGAGACTTTGATGAACCCGATCCAGAGGATGATAACTGtgattaa
- the LOC113503121 gene encoding PHD finger protein 12 — protein MSNVGYDLDTSGGLMPLIRALIKPPDEDLNVQKPKKPQHPYYKRPGKGHNHDSCDACGEGGDLICCDRCPASFHLGCYDPPLEENDIPAGLWLCKECRAADDNKPASSRSSRAQSPADSKSDSEKKSSLRNNRANSGKKRSSEEEDEIKKEPEKELSPMEILVKAAKIMNPTQFELPREMRIPCIFPGTDKPESGKGGAGSLVTVDAWGCVPLPGAACFVCGRSCKRAPLLHCDYCPLLFHQDCLDPPLTALPTGRWMCPNHVEQYIDWKLVNSISATERVALWEKFSGPVDQQAIKVDFIKRAKKARPAFRIKVPVELRGRVVVPDMVRYHYQNPPPLMPSRREYVRCKNVLKNLKAGGCYEDAEDESAPKHMICLNVTCGQPGGDCDQAGGQAGGPCGQAGGQAGGQAGGQAGGCQASLRGASHQDAERDLRDIHTHDTPDIMPERHTDSSSDLSDSDFEYLTATVKKRKVSQCEDKSPNKRGKSERLELRSEGNVEELLAVVDEQLKKLDERLVKLLAWQRLQQVVAGEQAWGPWRGCAVSAAGAALVRRSVDRARLARLGLARRALPSELLSAADRARIARKVWGAPPPAPAPAPAPAPPRAPQLSDATVRATLCAITRLERNGIGDGLGMPIPMRLSSLTIGTDSGCDVRLDPTDCKRVSRNHAVIFMDEVSRHFELINYSEWGSSVNGVLYTCDVSGRPPPARAADARAAALRDAVSRRQPRAELYQYRNAGQIRALVSDLDSLIGKVNSTFSQELQIRDLLSIVCYKNPSIRQPISPSSINGSLTLPLPDEAGCACPDAARAGAWEGSALVPHGALLQFGCNSFVFSITDARAFPYDEPQDSPAL, from the exons ATGTCTAACGTTGGCTATGACCTCGATACTTCGGGCGGGCTTATGCCG CTAATTCGGGCATTGATAAAGCCGCCTGATGAAGATTTAAACGTCCAGAAGCCCAAGAAACCGCAGCATCCTTACTATAAGAGGCCTGGTAAAGGTCACAACCATGATTCTTGCGACGCGTGTGGGGAAGGCGGCGATCTCATATGCTGTGATCGCTGTCCTGCTAGCTTCCATCTCGGGTGCTA TGACCCACCATTGGAAGAGAATGATATCCCCGCTGGGCTGTGGCTCTGTAAGGAGTGCAGAGCTGCAGATGACAACAAACCTGCCAGCTCCAGGAGTAGCCGAGCACAGTCTCCAGCTGACAGCAAGTCTGACAGCGAAAAGAAATCTAG TTTGCGCAACAATCGCGCGAATTCAGGGAAAAAGAGGAGTTCAGAGGAAGAAGATGAGATCAAGAAAGAGCCGGAGAAGGAGCTGTCTCCCATGGAGATCCTGGTGAAGGCTGCCAAGATCATGAACCCTACGCAGTTTGAGCTGCCCAGGGAGATGAGGATACCATGCATTTTCCCAGGAACTGATAAAC CGGAGTCGGGTAAGGGCGGCGCCGGGTCGCTGGTGACGGTGGACGCGTGGGGCTGCGTGCCGCTGCCGGGCGCGGCGTGCTTCGTGTGCGGCCGCAGCTGCAAGCGCGCGCCGCTGCTGCACTGCGACTACTGCCCGCTGCTGTTCCACCAG GACTGTTTAGACCCGCCGCTGACAGCTCTGCCCACTGGACGCTGGATGTGTCCCAACCATGTGGAGCAGTATATT gATTGGAAGCTGGTGAACTCTATATCGGCAACGGAGCGCGTGGCTTTGTGGGAGAAGTTCTCGGGGCCAGTAGACCAGCAAGCAATCAAGGTGGACTTTATAAAGAGGGCCAAGAAGGCAAGACCAGCTTTCCG TATCAAAGTGCCAGTGGAATTGCGCGGCCGCGTGGTGGTACCAGACATGGTGCGCTACCACTATCAGAACCCACCGCCGCTCATGCCCAGCCGGCGGGAGTATGTGCGCTGCAAAAATG TTCTAAAGAACTTAAAAGCGGGGGGTTGTTACGAGGACGCGGAGGACGAATCCGCTCCGAAGCACATGATCTGCCTGAACGTGACGTGCGGCCAGCCGGGCGGGGACTGCGACCAGGCGGGCGGCCAGGCGGGCGGGCCCTGCGGCCAGGCGGGCGGGCAGGCCGGCGGGCAGGCCGGCGGCCAGGCGGGCGGCTGCCAGGCCTCGCTGCGCGGCGCCAGCCACCAGGACGCCGAGCGGGACCTCAGGGACATACACACGCACGACACACCTGATATCATG CCCGAGAGACACACAGACTCATCAAGCGATCTCTCCGATTCCGACTTCGAGTACTTAACGGCTACAGTGAAAAAACGCAAGGTTTCGCAGTGTGAGGACAAAAGTCCGAACAAGAGAGGCAAGAGCGAGAGGCTGGAGTTAAGGTCGGAGGGAAACGTGGAGGAACTACTCGCGGTGGTTGATGAACAGTTGAAGAAGTTGGATGAGAGGCTCGTCAAGTTGCTGGCGTGGCAGCGGTTGCAACAG GTGGTAGCGGGCGAGCAGGCGTGGGGCCCGTGGCGCGGCTGCGCGGTgtcggcggcgggcgcggcgctggtgCGGCGCAGCGTGGACCGCGCGCGCCTCGCCCGCCTGGGCCTGGCGCGGCGCGCGCTGCCCTCCGAGCTGCTGTCGGCCGCCGACCGCGCCCGCATCGCGCGCAAGGTGTggggcgcgccgccgcccgcgcccgcccccgcccccgcccccgccccccCGCGCGCCCCGCAGCTCAGCGACGCCACGGTGCGCGCCACGCTCTGCGCCATCACCCGTCTCGAGAG GAACGGCATAGGTGATGGATTAGGCATGCCGATACCCATGCGGTTGTCTTCCTTGACCATTGGTACTGACAGTGGATGTGACGTGCGACTCGACCCCACCGACTGTAAGCGAGTCTCGAGAAACCACGCTGTAATATTTATGGATGAG GTGAGTCGTCACTTCGAGCTGATCAACTACTCGGAGTGGGGCAGCAGCGTGAACGGCGTGTTGTACACGTGCGACGTGTCGGGGCGCCCCCCCCCCGCGCGGGCCGCCgacgcgcgcgccgccgcgctgcgGGACGCCGTCAGCCGCCGCCAGCCGCGCGCGGAACTGTAC CAGTACCGAAATGCTGGACAAATCCGAGCTTTGGTCAGTGACCTTGATAGTTTAATTGGTAAAGTTAACTCTACTTTTAGCCAGGAATTGCAGATTCGTGATCTGTTATCAATTGTATGTTATAAAAATCCTTCAATTCGCCAACCGATTTCCCCTTCCAGTATAAACGGCAGCCTGACCCTCCCGCTCCCGGACGAGGCGGGCTGCGCGTGCCCGGACGCGGCCCGCGCGGGCGCGTGGGAGGGCTCTGCGCTGGTCCCTCACGGCGCGCTGCTGCAGTTCGGCTGCAACAGCTTCGTGTTCAGCATCACGGACGCGCGCGCCTTCCCCTACGACGAGCCGCAGGACAGCCCCGCGCTATAG